A single genomic interval of Flavihumibacter rivuli harbors:
- a CDS encoding endonuclease/exonuclease/phosphatase family protein: MAKLIRSLTKRTFIIITILFVALFLLASASWYIDPNEYWYIAILGVGFAFLLLAVLILLIFWLAFRSKWFFLPFLALLACWFPIRAFFATNLFSSSNSKKAEGTIRVMQWNVARFDEMSSRPRTGATKRKAMLEYIGKQSPDIICMQEFFNSSDKKLFDSNIGYLRDTLKYPYSYYAMDHRRRDGKYEHGVAIFSRYPIVDSFRLRYGGPSNLKANESMIYADININGKVVRVFTTHLQSLLFTTAEYRMLEEIKQGDDSAIEKSKNIFRKFQTAYEQRKKQADMIREHLDQSPYPEIICGDFNDVPNSYVYHKVRGDRKDAFTAQGFGIGRTFSFISPTLRIDYILTDKDFRVNQCLNPHPRLSDHFPVIADLELPE, from the coding sequence ATGGCAAAGCTGATTAGAAGCCTGACCAAACGGACCTTTATTATCATCACCATCCTTTTCGTGGCATTGTTCCTGCTGGCAAGTGCTTCCTGGTACATCGACCCGAACGAGTACTGGTATATTGCGATCCTGGGTGTAGGCTTTGCCTTCCTGCTACTGGCCGTCCTGATCCTTCTTATTTTCTGGCTGGCCTTCCGCTCAAAATGGTTCTTCCTGCCTTTCCTGGCCTTACTGGCTTGCTGGTTCCCGATCAGGGCATTTTTCGCCACCAACCTGTTTAGCAGTTCTAATAGTAAGAAGGCAGAAGGCACCATCCGCGTGATGCAATGGAATGTGGCCCGCTTCGATGAAATGAGCAGCCGTCCACGTACCGGTGCTACCAAACGCAAGGCCATGCTGGAGTATATCGGCAAGCAGTCGCCCGATATCATCTGCATGCAGGAGTTCTTTAATTCCAGCGACAAGAAACTCTTTGATTCCAATATTGGCTACCTGCGCGACACCTTGAAATATCCTTATTCTTATTATGCCATGGACCACCGCCGGCGCGATGGAAAGTACGAGCATGGGGTGGCCATCTTTTCAAGGTATCCCATAGTGGATAGTTTCCGCCTTCGTTATGGCGGGCCCAGTAACCTGAAGGCCAATGAGAGCATGATCTATGCCGACATCAACATCAATGGGAAGGTGGTCAGGGTGTTCACGACACATTTGCAATCACTCCTGTTCACTACTGCAGAATACCGGATGCTGGAGGAGATCAAGCAGGGCGACGACAGCGCTATTGAAAAGTCGAAGAATATCTTCCGGAAATTCCAGACCGCTTATGAGCAAAGAAAGAAGCAGGCGGATATGATCAGGGAGCATCTTGACCAAAGCCCTTACCCCGAGATCATTTGCGGTGATTTCAATGATGTGCCCAACTCCTATGTGTACCACAAGGTGAGGGGCGACAGGAAGGATGCCTTTACCGCGCAGGGCTTTGGTATCGGCCGAACCTTCTCCTTTATTTCGCCTACCCTCAGGATCGATTATATCCTCACTGATAAGGATTTCAGGGTCAACCAATGCCTCAATCCCCATCCCCGGCTGTCGGATCACTTCCCGGTGATCGCCGACCTGGAATTGCCGGAATAA
- a CDS encoding rhomboid family intramembrane serine protease, with the protein MNVQEEKSRNRITLGSDGNALVNLVVVNAVAFVLLKFIYVIYLLSDLNIDAYYSHVFNWSILPANLEKLAYRPWTIVTYMFSHESVMHVIGNLLWLWLFGYILQDLTGNRKLVPVYVMGGLVGGVVFILAHYILPKLQPDIPIASLVGANTAVMAVAIATTTVAPDYRIFPMINGGIPLWILTAAYVIIDFASISVGNVGSYLAHLAGAGMGFLFIYQYRRGRDMGAWLNAFFDWVENLFNPDKPSGKMRAREQHYYKVGKEGPFRKIPHVTQQRIDQILDKINTEGYHMLSEEEKDILRRAANEDDL; encoded by the coding sequence ATGAATGTGCAAGAAGAAAAGAGCAGGAACAGGATCACCCTGGGATCGGACGGTAATGCCCTGGTGAACCTGGTGGTGGTAAATGCGGTAGCGTTTGTGCTGCTCAAGTTCATTTATGTGATCTACCTGCTGAGCGACCTGAATATTGATGCCTATTATTCCCATGTCTTCAACTGGTCCATATTGCCGGCCAACCTGGAGAAGCTGGCTTACCGGCCATGGACCATCGTGACCTATATGTTCTCGCATGAGAGTGTGATGCATGTGATCGGGAACCTGTTATGGCTTTGGCTATTTGGTTATATTCTGCAGGACCTTACCGGCAACAGGAAACTGGTGCCCGTATATGTAATGGGAGGCCTGGTAGGCGGGGTTGTATTCATCCTGGCGCATTACATCCTGCCCAAGCTGCAGCCTGACATTCCCATTGCCAGCCTGGTGGGCGCCAATACCGCAGTAATGGCAGTGGCCATTGCCACCACAACAGTTGCCCCTGATTACCGCATCTTCCCTATGATCAACGGGGGGATACCCTTATGGATCCTGACAGCGGCCTATGTGATCATTGATTTCGCCAGTATTTCAGTGGGCAATGTCGGCAGTTACCTGGCCCACCTGGCCGGTGCTGGTATGGGCTTCCTCTTCATTTACCAATACAGGCGGGGCAGGGATATGGGTGCCTGGCTGAACGCCTTCTTCGATTGGGTAGAAAATCTCTTCAACCCGGATAAGCCTTCCGGTAAGATGAGGGCCCGTGAACAGCATTATTACAAAGTAGGCAAGGAAGGTCCTTTCAGGAAAATCCCCCATGTTACCCAGCAGCGTATCGACCAAATCCTCGATAAGATCAATACAGAAGGGTACCATATGCTTTCCGAGGAAGAAAAAGATATCCTGCGCAGGGCGGCTAACGAAGATGATTTGTAA
- a CDS encoding rhomboid family intramembrane serine protease, with product MRQLPPVVKNILIANIVVFIAQFLFEKQGLPLELWFALWPVQSGNFKVWQLVTHMFMHGGIFHIFFNMFALYMFGAMLEQLWGSKRFFNFYMICGIVAGLAQLFIDPDFDLAVGASGAIMGLLAAFAYLFPNTPLYIMFIPVPVKAKYAIPGLMALDLFGGISRTPGDNIAHWAHLGGAAAGFILVLIWNKTNRNTFY from the coding sequence ATGAGACAATTACCCCCGGTTGTAAAGAATATTTTGATCGCCAACATAGTGGTCTTCATTGCCCAGTTCCTGTTTGAAAAGCAGGGCCTGCCACTGGAGCTGTGGTTTGCCCTCTGGCCCGTTCAGTCAGGGAACTTCAAAGTCTGGCAGCTGGTCACCCATATGTTCATGCATGGCGGCATATTCCATATTTTTTTCAACATGTTCGCGTTGTACATGTTTGGTGCCATGCTGGAACAGTTGTGGGGTTCGAAACGATTCTTTAACTTTTACATGATCTGTGGGATAGTAGCCGGCCTCGCCCAGCTGTTCATAGACCCGGATTTTGACCTGGCCGTGGGTGCATCGGGAGCCATAATGGGGCTGCTGGCAGCATTTGCCTACCTTTTCCCCAACACCCCGCTTTATATCATGTTCATTCCGGTTCCCGTGAAAGCCAAGTATGCCATTCCCGGATTGATGGCGCTTGACCTTTTTGGCGGGATCTCCCGGACCCCCGGGGACAATATTGCCCACTGGGCACACCTGGGAGGGGCGGCAGCCGGGTTTATCCTGGTATTGATCTGGAACAAAACCAATCGAAATACGTTTTATTAA
- the rlmD gene encoding 23S rRNA (uracil(1939)-C(5))-methyltransferase RlmD, with translation MRKKNITLEKIKVEDYAAEGKALSKVDGKVVFIEGAIPGDVVDVRLTKNKKDWAEGKVLRVHQFSPDRVKPFCEHFGTCGGCKWQMLPYEKQLFYKEQEVKQHLRRIGKVELPEIEPILGCTDTRYYRNKLEFTCSNRRYLMADEIAAHDEIPQENAIGFHVPRIFDKVIDINTCHLMHEPANIIKNTVREYAQSRGLCFYDIREHVGFLRTMVIRVLTTGEVMVNVVFGREDKEEREALLDHLLQKVPSITTLLYTINTKRNDSLFDQEPIAYHGKGYALEKLEDFVFKIGPKSFFQTNTRQGEKLYQVTREFAELTGKETVYDLYCGTGSIGIFVSRQARKIVGVEVVAEAIEDAKENAALNGIEHASFFAGDVIDVCDDAFFATHGRPDVIITDPPRAGMHEKLVNKILEMEAPTVVYVSCNPATQARDLNLLDAKYKVTRVRPVDMFPHTHHIENVVQLKLRNS, from the coding sequence ATGCGGAAGAAGAATATTACGCTGGAAAAAATCAAGGTGGAAGACTATGCTGCTGAGGGTAAGGCCCTGAGCAAGGTGGACGGAAAGGTGGTCTTTATTGAAGGAGCCATTCCCGGTGATGTGGTGGATGTCCGGCTGACCAAGAACAAAAAGGACTGGGCGGAAGGGAAGGTATTGAGGGTGCACCAGTTTTCGCCTGACAGGGTAAAGCCTTTTTGCGAGCATTTTGGCACCTGTGGCGGTTGTAAATGGCAAATGCTCCCCTACGAAAAGCAATTGTTCTATAAGGAACAGGAGGTGAAGCAACACCTCAGGCGGATCGGTAAGGTAGAACTTCCCGAGATCGAACCGATACTGGGCTGTACCGATACCCGTTATTACCGGAACAAACTGGAATTCACCTGCAGCAACCGCCGTTACCTGATGGCCGATGAGATCGCAGCCCATGATGAGATACCGCAGGAGAATGCCATCGGTTTCCATGTGCCCCGAATATTCGACAAGGTGATCGATATCAATACCTGTCACCTGATGCATGAGCCGGCCAATATCATTAAGAATACCGTGCGCGAGTATGCGCAGTCCAGGGGACTTTGCTTCTATGATATCAGGGAGCATGTTGGCTTCCTGCGTACCATGGTGATCAGGGTACTTACCACGGGCGAGGTGATGGTGAATGTAGTATTTGGCAGGGAAGACAAGGAGGAAAGGGAAGCCTTGCTGGATCACCTGTTACAGAAAGTACCATCCATCACCACCCTCTTGTACACCATCAATACCAAGCGGAACGACAGCCTTTTCGACCAGGAACCCATAGCTTATCACGGCAAGGGCTATGCGCTGGAGAAGCTGGAGGATTTTGTATTCAAGATCGGCCCCAAGTCCTTCTTCCAGACCAATACCCGGCAGGGGGAAAAGCTGTACCAGGTGACACGAGAATTTGCAGAACTTACCGGGAAGGAGACAGTTTACGACCTTTATTGCGGCACTGGCAGTATCGGCATTTTTGTGAGCAGGCAGGCAAGGAAGATCGTTGGGGTGGAAGTGGTTGCGGAAGCCATTGAGGATGCAAAGGAAAATGCTGCATTGAACGGTATTGAGCATGCCAGCTTTTTCGCAGGCGATGTGATCGATGTATGTGACGATGCATTCTTTGCCACCCATGGCCGCCCGGATGTGATCATCACCGATCCGCCCAGGGCCGGGATGCATGAGAAGCTGGTCAATAAGATCCTGGAAATGGAAGCCCCAACCGTAGTATATGTGAGCTGTAACCCGGCTACCCAGGCCCGCGACCTGAACCTTTTGGATGCCAAATACAAGGTGACCAGGGTCAGGCCGGTGGATATGTTCCCCCATACCCACCATATCGAGAATGTTGTACAGTTAAAATTGAGAAACAGCTAA
- a CDS encoding TlpA family protein disulfide reductase — protein sequence MMNRILILLLIMSLNGYGQQGYQISISLNAYKGQQLYLGYHYGKLKALADSAVADANGTVVFKGAKPLGGGIYFLVSPKKELLFEMLVDKQQHFSVTGDSSKLNEIRFKGSKDNEDFQTYTGFVQERGKAIQQLQESLARASNKGDSAAIETRIRELNKVIYQYRTDWIRQNPSSFLTTLFYALQEPEIPPANKHPRGVYDSTYAYHYFKGHYWDGISLADDRLLRTPFFENRLVRYYRELVPPVPDSIKLEVDRMLLEARPNKDIYKYLLNHFVQQYINPTYMGQDAVFLHLFEQYINNHPEVDWYNEKSMKYITDRAYSLMANQLGQPAWDLVMVDSTEKPSPLYEVNAPLVVICFWDPTCSHCKEMVPHLDSLYQQKWKKQGVKLYGVMTEGGKANWIKYIKDNNLKDWIHVYQTEQQREADYKAGKPSYRQLYDVYQTPVLYLLDEQKRIVAKKLSYQQLDELITRKLQQKSGTK from the coding sequence ATGATGAACCGAATCTTGATCCTTCTCCTTATCATGAGCCTGAATGGCTACGGCCAGCAGGGCTACCAGATCAGCATTTCCCTGAATGCCTACAAAGGCCAGCAACTCTACCTGGGCTATCATTATGGCAAACTGAAGGCATTGGCCGATTCTGCTGTTGCAGATGCCAATGGTACGGTGGTATTCAAGGGTGCGAAGCCTTTGGGTGGCGGCATCTATTTCCTGGTAAGCCCCAAAAAAGAGCTGCTCTTTGAAATGCTGGTCGATAAACAACAGCATTTCTCCGTGACAGGTGACAGTTCAAAACTCAATGAGATCAGGTTCAAGGGATCAAAGGATAATGAGGACTTCCAGACCTATACCGGTTTTGTACAGGAACGTGGAAAGGCCATCCAGCAATTACAGGAATCCCTGGCCAGGGCTTCGAACAAGGGCGATTCTGCTGCTATCGAAACCAGGATCAGGGAACTGAACAAGGTCATTTACCAATACCGCACCGACTGGATCAGGCAAAACCCTTCCAGTTTTCTCACCACCCTTTTCTATGCTTTGCAGGAGCCTGAGATCCCCCCGGCCAATAAGCACCCGAGGGGAGTTTATGACTCCACTTATGCCTATCACTATTTCAAGGGCCATTACTGGGATGGTATCAGCCTGGCAGACGACCGTTTACTTCGGACGCCCTTCTTTGAGAACAGGCTGGTCCGCTATTACCGGGAACTGGTGCCACCGGTGCCGGATTCCATCAAGTTGGAAGTGGACAGGATGCTTTTGGAAGCCAGGCCCAACAAGGACATTTACAAATACCTGCTCAACCATTTTGTACAGCAATACATCAACCCCACCTACATGGGCCAGGATGCGGTATTCCTCCACCTGTTTGAACAGTATATCAATAATCACCCCGAGGTGGACTGGTACAATGAGAAAAGCATGAAGTACATCACTGACCGGGCCTACAGCTTAATGGCCAACCAGCTGGGGCAGCCGGCATGGGACCTGGTGATGGTTGACAGCACCGAAAAGCCTTCACCGCTGTATGAAGTGAACGCCCCGCTGGTGGTGATCTGCTTCTGGGACCCTACCTGCAGCCATTGCAAGGAAATGGTACCCCACCTGGATTCCCTTTACCAGCAGAAATGGAAAAAACAGGGCGTTAAGCTTTATGGCGTTATGACGGAAGGCGGGAAGGCTAACTGGATCAAGTATATCAAGGACAACAATCTGAAGGACTGGATACACGTTTACCAGACAGAACAGCAACGTGAGGCCGATTACAAGGCAGGTAAACCCAGTTACCGCCAATTGTATGATGTGTACCAAACACCGGTCCTCTACCTGCTGGATGAACAAAAAAGGATTGTTGCCAAGAAACTCAGTTACCAGCAACTGGATGAATTGATCACCCGGAAGCTGCAGCAAAAAAGCGGTACCAAATAA
- a CDS encoding foldase protein PrsA, translating to MEKKLFALLIVLLGITNLNAQTLLTYGPYKVSKEEFLRAFKKNNNDSSSPANEAIRNYLDLYTRYKLKVRSAYDMKLDTLPSQKAELEAFREQVRGNYLIDDSTLRALSKEALQRSATDIRLAHIYIPYSGEKDAEQARAKALAAADELGKGIPFEQVALKYSADPAVKTNKGELGWIAAFTLPYSLETLAYTTPLKGYSKPFQSPRAWHIFHKLEERPAKGSVWVAQILLGVPGDASPAEKAYLKGKADSIYTALRNGADFAVMAREFSTDNFTYNNEGILQPFIPGTYEAGFEEVAFALKEVNGLSQPFQTSQGYHILKLLRRDRPVLDESEEAMANMRNKLMGTDRYAIAQDAIERKASRVVGFKELPLPRQHVDAYAAAVWDDKVIPSFSDLSPNSVMATIGKTPVKFVSFINYLAEQKQDPTARANRNFEDHKQAFLRKLVMEEYSNNLEKYDPAFAAQVKEFRDGNLLFEAMQRKVWDKASNDTNGLRKYYEQNKGKYLWEPGIDGILFSTTDSVALALYHQQVKQAPKAWRELLTPFQNTIQADSGRYEYQQLPGVPAGSLARGMVSPMKVNEADGNYSFIIAKEVYPSRQPRTYVDAIGLAMNDYQSFLEEEWIRSLKKTYPVKVNEPVLQSILTKK from the coding sequence ATGGAGAAAAAACTGTTCGCCTTATTGATCGTATTGCTGGGCATTACTAACCTTAATGCTCAAACGCTCCTTACCTATGGCCCTTACAAGGTCAGCAAGGAAGAGTTCCTCCGTGCATTCAAAAAGAATAATAACGATAGCAGTTCACCTGCCAATGAGGCCATCCGCAATTACCTCGACCTTTATACCAGGTACAAACTGAAGGTGAGGTCGGCCTATGATATGAAACTTGACACCCTGCCTTCCCAGAAAGCAGAACTGGAAGCATTCAGGGAGCAGGTCCGTGGCAATTACCTGATAGACGACAGTACTTTGAGGGCATTATCAAAGGAAGCCCTGCAAAGGTCAGCGACAGATATCAGGTTGGCACATATCTATATTCCTTACAGCGGTGAAAAGGATGCAGAACAGGCCAGGGCAAAGGCCTTGGCAGCCGCTGATGAACTGGGCAAAGGGATTCCCTTTGAACAGGTTGCCCTGAAATATTCAGCTGACCCTGCTGTGAAAACAAATAAGGGGGAACTGGGATGGATAGCCGCCTTTACCCTGCCCTATTCACTGGAGACCTTGGCCTATACCACCCCACTGAAGGGCTATAGCAAGCCTTTCCAAAGCCCCAGGGCATGGCATATCTTCCATAAACTGGAAGAGCGGCCGGCGAAAGGATCAGTATGGGTGGCGCAGATCCTTCTGGGTGTACCGGGTGATGCGAGTCCCGCTGAAAAGGCCTACCTGAAGGGGAAGGCAGATTCCATTTATACCGCCCTCAGGAACGGGGCGGATTTTGCGGTCATGGCACGCGAGTTCAGTACAGACAACTTCACCTACAATAACGAAGGGATACTCCAGCCCTTTATTCCGGGCACTTATGAGGCTGGTTTTGAAGAAGTGGCATTTGCCCTGAAGGAGGTCAATGGCCTCAGCCAGCCTTTCCAGACCAGCCAGGGCTACCATATCCTCAAATTACTCCGCCGCGATCGGCCGGTCCTTGACGAAAGTGAAGAGGCCATGGCGAACATGCGCAACAAGCTCATGGGGACCGACCGCTATGCCATTGCCCAGGATGCTATTGAACGAAAGGCATCAAGGGTAGTGGGCTTTAAGGAACTCCCCCTTCCGCGCCAGCATGTAGATGCCTATGCTGCAGCCGTTTGGGATGATAAGGTCATCCCCAGTTTCAGTGACCTGTCCCCTAATTCCGTTATGGCCACCATCGGCAAGACGCCGGTGAAGTTCGTTTCCTTCATCAATTACCTGGCTGAACAAAAGCAGGATCCAACGGCAAGGGCTAACCGTAATTTTGAAGACCATAAACAAGCCTTCCTCAGAAAGCTGGTCATGGAAGAATATTCCAACAACCTTGAAAAATATGATCCTGCCTTTGCCGCGCAAGTGAAGGAATTCAGGGACGGCAACCTGCTTTTCGAGGCCATGCAGCGCAAGGTTTGGGATAAAGCTTCCAACGATACAAATGGGCTCAGGAAGTATTACGAACAAAACAAGGGCAAGTACCTGTGGGAGCCGGGCATTGACGGTATCCTGTTCTCCACCACTGATTCGGTTGCGCTGGCTTTGTATCATCAACAGGTGAAGCAGGCTCCCAAAGCCTGGAGGGAACTATTGACGCCATTCCAGAATACCATCCAGGCCGATTCCGGCAGGTATGAATACCAGCAACTACCCGGAGTACCAGCGGGCAGCCTTGCCAGAGGAATGGTATCCCCTATGAAGGTGAACGAAGCAGATGGCAACTACTCCTTTATCATCGCGAAGGAAGTATATCCTTCCCGTCAACCCCGGACATATGTAGATGCAATAGGATTGGCAATGAACGATTACCAGTCCTTCCTCGAAGAAGAATGGATCCGTTCACTTAAAAAGACCTATCCCGTCAAGGTAAACGAACCTGTACTGCAATCCATATTGACGAAAAAATAA
- a CDS encoding porin family protein, with the protein MKKYLMILSIAALGYTANAQDSKLYLKGGLNLANVSTSSDGSIDNANMLPSFHAGLMADLPLGAGALSFQPGLLFSGKGSKIEIGNSNDPSYLQSTTRPYYIEMPLNLVVNLPLSDKESKFFIGGGVYGAMGIAGKYSYEGKIFGASISGSDKIEFTNDDPTTSEEEGAGLGMMKRWDYGLNGTAGFAFNNFLVSVNYGHGLAKLNSGTANSSNDNNKHRVWSLSLGISL; encoded by the coding sequence ATGAAGAAGTACCTGATGATCCTATCCATTGCAGCATTGGGCTATACTGCCAATGCACAGGATTCCAAGCTCTACCTGAAAGGCGGATTGAACCTGGCAAATGTTTCCACGTCCAGCGATGGGAGCATCGATAATGCCAATATGTTGCCCAGTTTCCATGCAGGATTGATGGCCGACCTTCCCCTTGGCGCCGGCGCATTATCCTTCCAGCCGGGATTACTCTTCAGTGGTAAGGGATCCAAGATCGAGATAGGGAACAGTAATGATCCCAGCTACCTGCAATCGACAACCCGTCCTTATTACATCGAAATGCCCCTTAACCTGGTAGTGAACCTTCCGCTTTCGGATAAGGAGTCAAAGTTCTTTATCGGTGGTGGTGTTTACGGCGCAATGGGCATTGCCGGGAAATACAGTTACGAAGGAAAGATCTTTGGTGCCTCTATCAGTGGTTCTGATAAGATCGAATTCACTAATGATGATCCCACTACCAGCGAAGAAGAAGGGGCCGGACTTGGCATGATGAAAAGATGGGACTATGGCCTGAATGGCACTGCAGGCTTTGCATTCAACAATTTCCTCGTTTCCGTTAATTATGGCCATGGATTGGCAAAACTGAATTCAGGAACGGCCAATTCCTCCAACGATAACAACAAGCACAGGGTGTGGAGCCTTTCGCTCGGCATCAGCCTGTAA
- the metF gene encoding methylenetetrahydrofolate reductase [NAD(P)H], whose translation MKVIEHIKQAKGTLVSFEILPPLKGKGINAIYDHLDPLMEFKPSFINVTYHRSETMFKKQADGSFAKIEVRKRPGTVGICAAIMQHYNVDPVPHLICGGFTKEETENALIDLAFLGIDNVLVLRGDAAKNETFFEPEPGGHRYAIDLLKQVMDMNNGIYLEEEVKDTGRAKFCIGVAGYPEKHFEAPNKSTDIAYLKAKVDAGAEYVVTQMFFDNQKYFEFVDQCRAAGINVPIIPGLKPITNKKQMTILPRIFHVDLPTDLSNEIVKCKSDADVELVGTEWLLQQSRELKQAGVPVLHYYTLGKPKVIWNVVKEIV comes from the coding sequence ATGAAGGTTATTGAACATATCAAACAGGCCAAGGGTACGCTGGTATCCTTCGAAATACTGCCACCATTGAAAGGGAAGGGCATCAATGCGATCTATGACCACCTGGATCCCTTGATGGAATTCAAGCCCTCTTTCATCAATGTGACCTATCACCGCAGTGAGACGATGTTCAAGAAACAGGCTGATGGATCCTTCGCTAAGATTGAAGTGCGCAAGCGTCCCGGTACCGTAGGGATATGTGCGGCCATTATGCAGCATTATAATGTTGACCCCGTTCCCCACCTGATCTGTGGCGGTTTCACCAAGGAAGAAACCGAGAACGCCCTGATCGACCTGGCCTTCCTGGGTATCGATAATGTGCTGGTGTTGAGGGGCGACGCTGCCAAGAATGAAACCTTCTTTGAGCCTGAGCCGGGAGGCCACCGCTACGCTATTGACCTGCTGAAACAGGTGATGGATATGAACAACGGTATTTACCTGGAAGAAGAGGTAAAGGATACGGGAAGGGCCAAGTTTTGCATTGGCGTTGCCGGTTACCCCGAGAAGCATTTTGAAGCCCCCAACAAGTCTACCGATATTGCCTACCTGAAGGCCAAGGTGGATGCAGGTGCAGAATATGTGGTGACACAAATGTTCTTCGATAACCAGAAGTATTTTGAATTCGTTGACCAATGCAGGGCAGCTGGCATCAATGTTCCGATCATCCCCGGACTGAAACCCATTACCAATAAGAAGCAGATGACCATCCTGCCCAGGATATTCCATGTTGACCTGCCAACCGATCTTTCTAACGAAATCGTGAAATGCAAGTCTGATGCGGATGTTGAGCTGGTAGGCACAGAATGGTTATTGCAGCAGAGCCGTGAGTTGAAGCAGGCTGGCGTGCCTGTGCTGCATTACTACACACTCGGAAAACCAAAGGTGATCTGGAACGTAGTAAAGGAAATCGTTTAA
- the lptB gene encoding LPS export ABC transporter ATP-binding protein codes for MIQTNELVKTYRNRTVVNHVSVNVKQGEIVGLLGPNGAGKTTTFYMVVGLIKPDEGKVFLNEQDITALPMYKRAQLGIGYLPQEASVFRSLTVEDNIKSVLEMTTLTRQQQKQKLEDLLDEFRLHHVRKNNGDSLSGGERRRTEIARALAVDPKFILLDEPFAGVDPIAVEDIQTVVARLKYKNIGILITDHNVNETLSICDRAYLLIEGKIFKHGTAEELAADEQVRRLYLGRNFELKRKDYLYDEVMKGIDEYPTIDESVDDV; via the coding sequence GTGATCCAAACGAATGAGCTGGTTAAAACCTATCGCAACCGTACGGTGGTGAACCATGTTTCGGTGAATGTAAAGCAAGGGGAGATCGTGGGCCTGCTTGGTCCCAATGGTGCCGGTAAGACCACTACTTTCTACATGGTGGTAGGCCTGATCAAGCCGGACGAGGGAAAGGTCTTCCTGAATGAACAGGACATTACCGCCCTGCCGATGTACAAAAGGGCACAGCTGGGGATCGGCTACCTCCCGCAGGAAGCCTCTGTATTCCGTTCCCTGACTGTTGAAGACAATATCAAGTCGGTGCTGGAAATGACCACCCTCACCAGGCAGCAACAAAAGCAAAAGCTGGAGGACCTGCTGGATGAATTCCGCCTGCACCATGTCCGGAAGAACAATGGCGACAGTCTCAGCGGAGGCGAGAGAAGGCGTACCGAGATCGCCAGGGCCCTGGCAGTGGACCCCAAATTCATCCTGCTCGATGAACCGTTCGCAGGTGTTGACCCCATTGCGGTGGAAGATATCCAAACGGTAGTAGCCCGACTTAAGTACAAGAATATCGGCATCCTGATCACCGACCATAACGTAAATGAAACCCTTTCCATCTGCGACAGGGCCTACCTCCTGATCGAAGGCAAGATCTTCAAGCACGGTACAGCCGAGGAATTGGCCGCAGATGAGCAGGTTAGAAGGCTTTACCTGGGCCGTAATTTTGAACTGAAACGCAAGGACTACCTCTACGATGAAGTGATGAAAGGCATTGACGAATATCCCACCATTGATGAAAGCGTGGATGATGTTTGA